One Actinomadura viridis genomic region harbors:
- a CDS encoding ABC transporter substrate-binding protein — MRTAAAIVMAGVMAAASACGGGDDGEGGSGPIELTVDVFGEFGYDQLYKQYEASHPNIKIRQRKVSTLDDFKPRLQQWIATNSGAGDVVALEEGLLPTYMQQRGKFVNLFDHGGRELQNNYLPWKWQMGLSPDGSQLVGLGTDIGPLGMCYRKDLFEKAGLPTERDEVGKLWPTWDAFLQTGQKFQGKVPGTKWLDGPTAILRATVLQNAGNGPGYSYFDKSNNLVFDSNPSVKTAFDTALKFSQAKMTADMSIFTPPWQTALKRDTFATLPCPSWMLGGIEEFSGGYGKGKWDVATVPGGGGYWGGSWLAVPKQSKHPKEAAELAKFLSSPQGQVGAFKDKNTFPSSPQAAKDPAVADSKNAYFSDAPTGKIFGDMAAQVKPVYLGPKNEEVRLAAENVLIAVGQGKIKPEEAWSKAVEEVKKAAR, encoded by the coding sequence GTGAGGACGGCCGCCGCCATCGTGATGGCCGGTGTCATGGCCGCCGCCTCCGCCTGCGGTGGCGGCGACGACGGCGAGGGCGGCTCCGGGCCGATCGAGCTGACCGTCGACGTCTTCGGCGAGTTCGGCTACGACCAGCTCTACAAGCAGTACGAGGCGTCCCACCCCAACATCAAGATCCGCCAGCGCAAGGTGTCCACGCTGGACGACTTCAAGCCGCGGTTGCAGCAGTGGATCGCCACCAACAGCGGGGCCGGCGACGTGGTCGCGCTGGAGGAGGGCCTCCTGCCCACCTACATGCAGCAGCGCGGCAAGTTCGTCAACCTCTTCGACCACGGCGGCCGTGAGCTGCAGAACAACTACCTGCCCTGGAAGTGGCAGATGGGCCTGAGCCCCGACGGCAGCCAGCTCGTCGGGCTGGGCACCGACATCGGCCCGCTGGGCATGTGCTACCGCAAGGACCTGTTCGAGAAGGCCGGACTGCCCACCGAACGGGACGAGGTCGGCAAGCTCTGGCCGACCTGGGACGCGTTCCTGCAGACCGGCCAGAAGTTCCAGGGCAAGGTGCCCGGTACCAAGTGGCTGGACGGGCCCACCGCGATCCTGCGCGCCACCGTCCTGCAGAACGCCGGCAACGGTCCCGGGTACAGCTACTTCGACAAGAGCAACAACCTGGTCTTCGACAGCAACCCGTCGGTGAAGACCGCCTTCGACACGGCGCTGAAGTTCTCCCAGGCGAAGATGACCGCCGACATGTCGATCTTCACCCCGCCGTGGCAGACCGCGCTCAAGCGCGACACCTTCGCCACCCTGCCCTGCCCGTCCTGGATGCTCGGCGGCATCGAGGAGTTCTCCGGCGGCTACGGCAAGGGCAAGTGGGACGTGGCCACGGTGCCGGGCGGCGGCGGCTACTGGGGCGGCTCCTGGCTCGCGGTGCCCAAGCAGTCCAAGCACCCGAAGGAGGCCGCCGAGCTGGCCAAGTTCCTGAGCAGCCCGCAGGGCCAGGTGGGCGCGTTCAAGGACAAGAACACCTTCCCGTCCTCGCCGCAGGCCGCCAAGGACCCGGCGGTGGCCGACTCCAAGAACGCCTACTTCAGCGACGCCCCCACCGGCAAGATCTTCGGCGACATGGCCGCCCAGGTGAAGCCGGTGTACCTCGGCCCGAAGAACGAGGAGGTCCGGCTCGCGGCCGAGAACGTCCTGATCGCCGTGGGCCAGGGCAAGATCAAGCCCGAGGAGGCCTGGAGCAAGGCGGTCGAGGAGGTCAAGAAGGCCGCCCGGTGA
- a CDS encoding glycoside hydrolase family 13 protein, protein MTQNIVDDTMSATEARRAATARWWRDAVIYQVYVRSFADSDGDGIGDLAGVRARLPHLVELGVDAVWLTPFYTSPMADFGYDVADYRDVDPIFGSLEDARELVREAHERGLRVIVDVVPNHTSDRHAWFQAALAAGPGSPERARYVFRDGRGEDGSLPPNDWESVFGGPAWTRVPGGQWYLHLFAPEQPDLNWENPEVHAEFEDVLRFWLDLGVDGFRVDVAHGMVKAEGLPDVGFADQVTMLGRTLLPYFDQDGVHEIHRSWRRLLDSYEGDRIAVAEAWAPTPERLALYVRSDEMHQAFNFHYLTVDWDARAKREVIEESLRTSAQVGAPTTWVLSNHDVKRHVTRYGDGEVGVRRARAAALLMLALPGSAYIYQGEELGLAEVQDLPEEFLMDPQRARDPESGRDGCRVPLPWSGDAPPFGFGPGGSWLPMPPHWADLTVERQARDPESMLSLYRAALRIRREHPALGDGTLRWLVGPPGTLVFSREAPPGAGDGTTGDRRLLTCAVNLGDRTVRVPPYGRALLASGPIRPDGECVVLPPDTAVWCEVIGTGDGDGNR, encoded by the coding sequence ATGACGCAGAACATCGTCGACGACACCATGTCCGCGACCGAGGCCCGGCGGGCCGCGACCGCCCGTTGGTGGCGTGACGCGGTCATCTACCAGGTGTACGTGCGCAGCTTCGCCGACTCCGACGGCGACGGGATCGGCGACCTGGCGGGCGTGCGCGCCCGGCTGCCGCACCTGGTCGAGCTGGGGGTCGACGCCGTCTGGCTGACGCCCTTCTACACCTCGCCGATGGCCGACTTCGGCTACGACGTCGCCGACTACCGCGACGTCGACCCGATCTTCGGATCGCTGGAGGACGCCCGGGAGCTGGTGCGCGAGGCGCACGAGCGGGGGCTGCGGGTCATCGTGGACGTCGTCCCCAACCACACCTCCGACCGCCACGCCTGGTTCCAGGCCGCGCTGGCCGCCGGGCCCGGCAGTCCCGAGCGCGCGCGCTACGTCTTCCGCGACGGCCGCGGCGAGGACGGGTCGCTGCCGCCCAACGACTGGGAGTCGGTGTTCGGCGGCCCGGCCTGGACGCGGGTGCCCGGCGGGCAGTGGTACCTGCACCTGTTCGCGCCCGAGCAGCCCGACCTCAACTGGGAGAACCCCGAGGTCCACGCCGAGTTCGAGGACGTGCTGCGGTTCTGGCTCGACCTGGGCGTGGACGGCTTCCGGGTGGACGTGGCGCACGGCATGGTCAAGGCGGAGGGCCTCCCGGACGTGGGCTTCGCCGACCAGGTGACCATGCTCGGCCGGACCCTGCTGCCCTACTTCGACCAGGACGGCGTCCACGAGATCCACCGTTCCTGGCGGCGGCTGCTGGACTCCTACGAGGGAGACCGGATCGCCGTGGCCGAGGCGTGGGCGCCGACGCCCGAACGGCTCGCCCTGTACGTGCGCTCCGACGAGATGCACCAGGCGTTCAACTTCCACTACCTGACCGTGGACTGGGACGCGCGGGCCAAGCGCGAGGTCATCGAGGAATCGCTGCGCACCAGCGCGCAGGTCGGCGCCCCCACCACCTGGGTGCTGTCCAACCACGACGTCAAGCGGCACGTCACCCGCTACGGGGACGGCGAGGTGGGCGTGCGGCGCGCGCGGGCCGCCGCGCTGCTCATGCTGGCGCTGCCCGGGTCGGCCTACATCTACCAGGGCGAGGAACTCGGCCTGGCGGAGGTCCAGGACCTGCCCGAGGAGTTCCTGATGGACCCGCAGCGCGCCCGCGACCCCGAGTCGGGACGGGACGGCTGCCGCGTGCCGCTCCCCTGGTCCGGGGACGCTCCCCCGTTCGGGTTCGGCCCCGGCGGGAGCTGGCTGCCGATGCCGCCGCACTGGGCGGACCTCACCGTGGAGCGGCAGGCCCGCGACCCCGAGTCGATGCTCTCGCTCTACCGCGCCGCGCTGCGCATCCGGCGCGAGCACCCCGCGCTGGGCGACGGCACGCTGCGCTGGCTCGTCGGCCCGCCCGGCACGCTGGTCTTCTCCCGCGAGGCCCCGCCCGGCGCCGGGGACGGCACGACCGGCGACCGCCGGCTGCTGACCTGCGCGGTGAACCTGGGCGACCGCACCGTGCGGGTGCCGCCCTACGGGCGCGCGCTGCTGGCCAGTGGCCCGATCCGGCCGGACGGCGAGTGCGTGGTCCTGCCGCCGGACACCGCGGTGTGGTGCGAGGTCATCGGCACAGGTGACGGGGACGGAAACAGGTAG
- a CDS encoding carbohydrate ABC transporter permease, which produces MTMLSPARGTRASGGGGRAAGGGRGRRRARGHGRFRGLWEASPLTYLTLVVAIVLSVFPIYWMIVVATRTNDVVADVPPPLLPGGNFGENVGRLFDNPDAYFAKGLLNSAIASSAVTISTVFFASLAGFAFAKLRFRGKNALLLTIIATMMIPIQMGIIPLYMIMVELGWQNQLQAVIVPFLVTGFGVFMMRQYAAQAVPDELIEAARVDGCTTFGIYWRVVLPALRPAAGVLGLFTFMQTWNEFMWPLAVLNPENPTVQLSINNLANAYFKDYTLMFAGTTVAILPLLVVFIVFGRQIIGGIMEGAIKA; this is translated from the coding sequence ATGACCATGCTGAGCCCGGCCCGCGGCACCAGGGCGAGCGGAGGCGGGGGACGCGCCGCCGGGGGCGGGCGCGGGCGCCGCCGGGCGCGCGGCCACGGCCGGTTCCGCGGCCTGTGGGAGGCCAGCCCGCTGACCTACCTGACGCTGGTGGTCGCGATCGTGCTGTCGGTCTTCCCGATCTACTGGATGATCGTCGTGGCCACCCGCACCAACGACGTGGTCGCCGACGTGCCGCCGCCGCTGCTGCCGGGCGGCAACTTCGGCGAGAACGTGGGCCGCCTGTTCGACAACCCCGACGCCTACTTCGCCAAGGGCCTGCTGAACTCGGCGATCGCCTCCTCGGCGGTGACGATCTCCACCGTGTTCTTCGCCTCGCTGGCCGGGTTCGCCTTCGCCAAGCTGCGCTTCCGCGGCAAGAACGCGCTGCTGCTCACGATCATCGCGACGATGATGATCCCGATCCAGATGGGCATCATCCCGCTGTACATGATCATGGTGGAGCTGGGCTGGCAGAACCAGCTGCAGGCGGTGATCGTGCCGTTCCTGGTCACCGGCTTCGGCGTCTTCATGATGCGGCAGTACGCCGCACAGGCGGTGCCCGACGAGCTGATCGAGGCCGCCCGCGTGGACGGCTGCACCACGTTCGGCATCTACTGGCGGGTCGTGCTGCCGGCGTTGCGCCCGGCGGCGGGAGTTCTGGGGCTGTTCACGTTCATGCAGACCTGGAACGAGTTCATGTGGCCGCTGGCGGTGCTCAACCCCGAGAACCCCACCGTGCAGCTGTCCATCAACAACCTCGCCAACGCCTACTTCAAGGACTACACCCTCATGTTCGCCGGGACGACGGTGGCGATCCTGCCGCTCCTGGTGGTGTTCATCGTGTTCGGCCGCCAGATCATCGGCGGAATCATGGAAGGTGCGATCAAGGCGTGA
- a CDS encoding carbohydrate ABC transporter permease encodes MTTDLRPATGTGPPPPAPPGARPGLRARLARIDLRVTPYLFISPFYAVFILFGLFPLLYTLWVSLHDWGLASGTREWAGLENYRYLLTDGDFWHATVNTIGIFVLATVPQLVLALFIANTLARRMRGSTLFRIGMVAPLVTSTAAVAIVFTQMFDRDYGMINWVLGLVGSGDIDWQASRGWSWVAIAMMVDWRWTGYNALIYLAAMQAIPRDLYEAAAIDGASRIRQFWQITVPMLQPTIIFTVIIATIGGLQLFTEPVLFGVGTTNRMDGGAVHQFQTITMYMYDNAFTNDRYGYGATVAWALFLMIIVFSLVNFLFVRRTGGTK; translated from the coding sequence ATGACCACCGATCTGCGTCCCGCAACCGGGACCGGCCCCCCGCCACCGGCACCCCCCGGGGCTCGTCCGGGCCTGCGGGCCCGGCTCGCCCGGATCGACCTGCGGGTCACCCCGTACCTGTTCATCTCGCCGTTCTACGCCGTCTTCATCCTCTTCGGCCTGTTCCCGCTGCTCTACACGCTGTGGGTGTCGCTGCACGACTGGGGGCTGGCCTCCGGGACGCGCGAGTGGGCCGGCCTGGAGAACTACCGCTACCTGCTGACCGACGGCGACTTCTGGCACGCGACCGTCAACACCATCGGGATCTTCGTCCTGGCGACCGTCCCGCAGCTGGTGCTGGCGCTGTTCATCGCCAACACGCTGGCGCGGCGGATGCGCGGCAGCACCCTGTTCCGGATCGGGATGGTGGCCCCGCTGGTCACCTCCACCGCCGCGGTCGCGATCGTGTTCACCCAGATGTTCGACCGCGACTACGGAATGATCAACTGGGTGCTCGGCCTGGTCGGCTCCGGCGACATCGACTGGCAGGCCAGCCGGGGCTGGTCCTGGGTGGCGATCGCGATGATGGTCGACTGGCGCTGGACCGGCTACAACGCGCTGATCTACCTGGCCGCGATGCAGGCCATCCCCAGGGACCTGTACGAGGCGGCGGCGATCGACGGCGCTTCCAGGATCCGGCAGTTCTGGCAGATCACGGTGCCGATGCTGCAGCCGACGATCATCTTCACCGTCATCATCGCGACGATCGGCGGGCTCCAGCTGTTCACCGAGCCGGTGCTGTTCGGCGTGGGCACCACCAACCGGATGGACGGCGGCGCGGTGCACCAGTTCCAGACGATCACGATGTACATGTACGACAACGCCTTCACCAACGACCGTTACGGCTACGGCGCCACGGTGGCCTGGGCGCTGTTCCTGATGATCATCGTGTTCTCCCTGGTCAACTTCTTGTTCGTCCGGCGCACGGGAGGCACCAAATGA
- the pnuC gene encoding nicotinamide riboside transporter PnuC: MTPHDLLGPLLGPLLQPAFHLGTVPTSWAELLGFATGAVNVWLVVRQNILNWPIGIANVILLGLVFLDGGLYADAGLQVVYIALQCYGWWVWLYGGEGRDALPVTRTTRNAWIALLTAGAATTGVLTWALTAWTDSTVPFWDALTTALSLMAVYGQSRKLLESWWIWIAADLVYIPLYWYKDLKLTSVLYVIFLTLCVLGLNAWRQDHRSQAGPAPVPA; the protein is encoded by the coding sequence ATGACGCCGCACGACCTGCTCGGCCCGCTGCTCGGCCCGCTGCTCCAGCCCGCCTTCCACCTTGGAACGGTCCCGACCAGCTGGGCCGAGCTGCTCGGCTTCGCCACCGGCGCGGTGAACGTCTGGCTGGTGGTCCGCCAGAACATCCTCAACTGGCCGATCGGCATCGCCAACGTGATCCTGCTCGGCCTGGTCTTCCTGGACGGCGGCCTCTACGCCGACGCCGGCCTCCAGGTCGTCTACATCGCGCTCCAGTGCTACGGCTGGTGGGTGTGGCTGTACGGCGGGGAGGGCCGCGACGCGCTGCCCGTCACCCGGACGACCCGGAACGCCTGGATCGCCCTGCTCACCGCCGGCGCCGCCACCACGGGCGTGCTGACCTGGGCGCTGACCGCGTGGACCGACTCCACGGTGCCCTTCTGGGACGCCCTCACCACCGCGCTGTCGCTGATGGCCGTCTACGGCCAGTCCCGCAAGCTGCTGGAGTCGTGGTGGATCTGGATCGCCGCCGACCTGGTCTACATCCCGCTCTACTGGTACAAGGACCTCAAGCTGACCAGCGTCCTCTACGTCATCTTCCTGACCCTGTGCGTGCTGGGCCTGAACGCCTGGCGGCAGGACCACCGGTCCCAGGCCGGCCCCGCCCCGGTGCCCGCATGA
- a CDS encoding LacI family DNA-binding transcriptional regulator produces the protein MSVTMRLADIAAHAGVSEATVSRVLNGKPGVAAATRQAVLTALDVLGYERPARLRQQRAGLIGLIVPELTNPIFPTFAQVIESALALSGYTAVLCTQTPGGITEDDYTELLLERGVSGIIFVNGLHADSRSDRARYTRLIGRGLPIVLVNGFRPDIEAPFISNDDIGSLEMAVAHLASLGHRRIGLAVGQDRFVPSIRKTDGFRRGMAEHLGVTDVDGLIANTLFTVEGGQAAVQRLLDRGCTAICCGSDIIAIGAIRGARQRHLRVPEDVSIVGFDDSPMTPYLDPPLTTVRQPVREMGLAAVSTLLEEIGGTKAPRTELLYRPELVVRRSTAPAAAPLPVAADG, from the coding sequence ATGAGCGTGACAATGCGCCTCGCCGACATCGCCGCCCACGCGGGGGTCAGCGAGGCCACCGTGAGCCGCGTGCTCAACGGCAAGCCCGGCGTGGCCGCGGCCACCCGGCAGGCCGTGCTGACCGCGCTGGACGTGCTGGGCTACGAGCGCCCGGCACGCCTGCGGCAGCAGCGGGCGGGTCTGATCGGGCTGATCGTGCCGGAGCTGACCAACCCGATCTTCCCCACGTTCGCCCAGGTCATCGAGAGTGCGCTGGCCCTGTCGGGCTACACCGCGGTGCTGTGCACCCAGACCCCGGGCGGGATCACCGAGGACGACTACACCGAGCTGCTGCTGGAGCGCGGCGTCTCGGGGATCATCTTCGTGAACGGGCTGCACGCCGACTCCCGCTCGGACCGGGCCCGCTACACCCGGCTGATCGGCCGCGGGCTGCCGATCGTGCTGGTCAACGGGTTCCGGCCGGACATCGAGGCGCCGTTCATCTCCAACGACGACATCGGGTCGCTGGAGATGGCCGTGGCGCATCTGGCCTCTCTCGGCCACCGCCGGATCGGGCTGGCGGTGGGCCAGGACCGGTTCGTCCCCTCGATCCGCAAGACCGACGGGTTCCGCCGCGGGATGGCCGAGCACCTGGGCGTCACCGACGTCGACGGCCTGATCGCCAACACGCTGTTCACGGTGGAGGGCGGGCAGGCCGCCGTGCAGCGGCTGCTGGACCGCGGCTGCACCGCCATCTGCTGCGGCAGCGACATCATCGCGATCGGGGCGATCCGGGGCGCGCGGCAGCGCCATCTGCGGGTGCCCGAGGACGTCTCGATCGTGGGGTTCGACGACTCGCCGATGACCCCCTATCTCGATCCGCCGCTGACCACCGTGCGCCAGCCCGTCCGCGAGATGGGCCTGGCCGCGGTGAGCACGCTGCTGGAGGAGATCGGCGGGACGAAGGCGCCGCGCACCGAGCTGCTCTACCGGCCCGAGCTGGTCGTACGGCGTTCCACCGCGCCGGCCGCGGCCCCGCTCCCGGTGGCGGCCGACGGCTGA
- a CDS encoding AAA family ATPase, which yields MTYRHGMVIGKFYPPHAGHHHLIDTAAAACDRVTVIAAGSTVESVPLALRAAWLRETHPQPHVEIVPVVDDHEIDYDSDAAWDAHVAAFRSGLDAPVDAVFSSEPYGPELARRMDAAHVPVDPPRERFPVSGTAVRDDPAACWRWLAPPVRGHLARRVVVVGAESTGTTTLARALTGHYAARGGDWAATRCVPEYGRTYCEEKLAAARRAAGDPGLWLDDLTWDEEDFARIAERHLALEDAAARTGSPVLVCDTDGFATALWYERYLGRPAPEGFPRHEARHHLWILTDTGGVPFEQDGWRDGESVRLWMSGRFREELDRRALPHVVVTGPHEARLAAAVAAVDALLDKGWTFAAPLKPPPA from the coding sequence ATGACGTACCGCCACGGGATGGTGATCGGCAAGTTCTACCCCCCGCACGCCGGGCACCACCACCTCATCGACACCGCGGCGGCGGCGTGCGACCGGGTCACGGTGATCGCGGCCGGCTCCACGGTGGAGAGCGTCCCGCTCGCCCTGCGCGCCGCGTGGCTCCGCGAGACCCACCCGCAGCCGCACGTGGAGATCGTGCCGGTGGTGGACGACCACGAGATCGACTACGACTCCGACGCCGCCTGGGACGCCCATGTCGCCGCCTTCCGCTCGGGGCTCGACGCCCCGGTGGACGCGGTGTTCAGCTCCGAGCCGTACGGGCCCGAGCTGGCCCGGCGGATGGACGCCGCGCACGTCCCGGTGGACCCGCCCCGCGAGCGCTTCCCGGTCAGTGGCACCGCGGTCCGCGACGACCCGGCCGCGTGCTGGCGGTGGCTGGCCCCGCCGGTCCGCGGCCATCTGGCCCGGCGGGTGGTGGTCGTCGGCGCCGAGTCGACCGGCACCACCACCCTCGCCCGCGCCCTCACCGGCCACTACGCCGCGCGCGGCGGCGACTGGGCCGCCACCCGCTGCGTCCCCGAGTACGGCCGCACGTACTGCGAGGAGAAGCTGGCCGCCGCCCGCCGCGCCGCGGGCGATCCCGGCCTGTGGCTGGACGATCTCACCTGGGACGAGGAGGACTTCGCCCGGATCGCCGAACGCCATCTGGCCCTGGAGGACGCCGCCGCCCGTACCGGCTCGCCGGTCCTGGTGTGCGACACCGACGGGTTCGCCACCGCGCTGTGGTACGAGCGCTACCTGGGCCGTCCCGCGCCCGAGGGCTTCCCGCGGCACGAGGCCCGGCACCATCTGTGGATCCTCACCGACACCGGCGGCGTCCCGTTCGAGCAGGACGGCTGGCGGGACGGCGAGTCCGTCCGGCTGTGGATGTCGGGCCGCTTCCGCGAGGAGCTGGACCGCCGCGCGCTCCCCCACGTCGTCGTGACCGGCCCGCACGAGGCCCGCCTGGCCGCCGCCGTGGCCGCCGTAGACGCGCTCCTGGACAAGGGCTGGACGTTCGCCGCCCCGCTGAAGCCCCCGCCTGCCTGA
- a CDS encoding LacI family DNA-binding transcriptional regulator gives MGMRRVSARPTLEEVAARAGVGRGTVSRVINGSPRVSAEAREAVLRAIDELGYVPNRAARTLVTRRTDTVALVVAESEQRVFDEPFFAGIIRGISTELSDTGLQLLLALAQSPAEYARLENYLTGQHVDGVLLTSLHGDDPLPAKLEAGGVPTVLGGRPPGLSPVSYVDVDNRDGARQAVDHLLRQGRRRIATIAGPQDMGVGVDRLTGYRDALAEAGLPELVVYGDFSEASGVQAAYELLERDPAMDAVFAADDPMALGAMRVLKKEGRRIPEDVAVIGFEDSASAPIADPPLTTVHQSVEEMGRRMARLLISRIQGEAVADPVVILQPHLVVRESA, from the coding sequence ATGGGGATGAGGCGGGTCTCGGCGCGCCCGACGCTGGAGGAAGTGGCGGCCCGTGCCGGGGTCGGCCGGGGCACGGTCTCGCGTGTGATCAACGGCTCGCCGCGGGTGAGCGCGGAGGCCCGCGAGGCGGTGCTGCGGGCGATCGACGAGCTGGGCTACGTCCCCAACCGCGCCGCCCGCACGCTGGTGACCCGGCGCACCGACACGGTGGCGCTGGTGGTGGCCGAGTCCGAGCAGCGGGTGTTCGACGAGCCGTTCTTCGCGGGGATCATCCGCGGGATCAGCACCGAGCTCAGCGACACCGGGCTGCAGCTGCTGCTCGCGCTGGCCCAGTCGCCCGCCGAGTACGCCCGGCTGGAGAACTACCTGACCGGGCAGCACGTGGACGGGGTGCTGCTGACCTCGCTGCACGGCGACGATCCGCTGCCGGCCAAGCTGGAGGCCGGCGGGGTGCCGACGGTGCTCGGCGGCCGGCCGCCGGGGCTGTCGCCCGTGTCCTACGTGGACGTCGACAACCGTGACGGCGCCCGGCAGGCCGTGGACCACCTGCTGCGGCAGGGGCGGCGCCGGATCGCGACGATCGCGGGCCCCCAGGACATGGGGGTGGGCGTCGACCGGCTCACCGGCTACCGCGACGCCCTGGCCGAGGCCGGGCTGCCCGAGCTGGTGGTGTACGGCGACTTCAGCGAGGCCAGCGGTGTCCAGGCGGCCTACGAGCTGCTGGAGCGCGATCCCGCGATGGACGCGGTGTTCGCGGCCGACGACCCGATGGCGCTCGGCGCGATGCGGGTGCTGAAGAAGGAGGGGCGGCGGATCCCCGAGGACGTGGCGGTGATCGGGTTCGAGGACTCGGCCAGCGCCCCGATCGCCGACCCGCCGCTGACCACCGTCCACCAGTCGGTGGAGGAGATGGGCCGCCGGATGGCCAGGCTGCTGATCTCCCGGATCCAGGGCGAGGCGGTGGCCGACCCGGTGGTGATCCTGCAGCCGCATCTGGTGGTCCGCGAGAGCGCCTGA
- a CDS encoding GH1 family beta-glucosidase — MTSVQHSDSTFPAPTATFPAGFRWGAATAAYQIEGAAGEDGRGPSIWDTFARTPGKVLGGDTGDVAVDHYHRFREDIALMSDLGLTSYRFSISWPRVQPSGSGPLSQAGADFYRRLVDALLEAGIEPWPTLYHWDLPQPLEDAGGWPERDTAYRFADYADRIHAVLGDRVPQWMTINEPWCAAFLGYASGEHAPGRREPAAALRAAHHLMLGHGAAVQAMRARHPGHRFGAAVNLYAISPAGPSDADADAARRIDGMQNRFFLDPLLRGSYPADVLTDVEEYGFDACVREGDLATINQRLDLLGINYYSRFTVTGETEGPDGEGETGQAVSSPFSTHSPWVGSEFVGFVNAGRPVTGMGWEIDASGLYEVLTRLKDDYPPVDLYITENGAGYDETLNGEGTVHDEGRISYIDEHLRACHAAVTKGVPLRGYFTWSLLDNFEWSWGYSKRFGLVHVDYATQRRVPKDSARWYADVIRRGGPPDHR; from the coding sequence GTGACCTCCGTACAGCACAGTGACAGCACGTTCCCCGCTCCGACGGCGACGTTCCCCGCCGGCTTCCGCTGGGGTGCCGCCACCGCCGCCTACCAGATCGAGGGCGCGGCCGGCGAGGACGGGCGCGGCCCCTCGATCTGGGACACCTTCGCCCGTACGCCGGGCAAGGTGCTCGGCGGCGACACCGGCGACGTCGCGGTCGACCACTACCACCGGTTCCGGGAGGACATCGCGCTGATGTCCGACCTCGGCCTGACGTCCTACCGCTTCTCCATCTCCTGGCCCCGGGTGCAGCCGTCCGGTTCGGGACCGCTGTCGCAGGCCGGCGCGGACTTCTACCGGCGGCTGGTGGACGCGCTGCTGGAGGCCGGGATCGAGCCGTGGCCGACCCTGTACCACTGGGACCTGCCGCAGCCGCTGGAGGACGCGGGCGGCTGGCCCGAGCGCGACACCGCCTACCGGTTCGCCGACTACGCCGACCGGATCCACGCGGTGCTCGGCGACCGGGTGCCGCAGTGGATGACGATCAACGAGCCCTGGTGCGCGGCGTTCCTCGGGTACGCGTCCGGCGAGCACGCGCCGGGCCGCCGGGAGCCGGCCGCGGCGCTGCGCGCCGCCCACCACCTGATGCTCGGGCACGGCGCGGCCGTCCAGGCGATGCGCGCCCGCCACCCCGGGCACCGGTTCGGCGCCGCCGTCAACCTGTACGCGATCTCCCCGGCGGGCCCGTCCGACGCCGACGCCGACGCGGCCCGCCGGATCGACGGGATGCAGAACCGGTTCTTCCTGGACCCGCTGCTGCGCGGTTCCTACCCGGCGGACGTGCTGACCGACGTGGAGGAGTACGGGTTCGACGCGTGCGTGCGGGAGGGCGACCTGGCCACCATCAACCAGCGGCTCGACCTGCTCGGGATCAACTACTACTCGCGCTTCACCGTGACCGGTGAGACGGAGGGCCCGGACGGCGAGGGTGAGACCGGCCAGGCCGTCTCCTCCCCGTTCTCCACCCACTCCCCCTGGGTGGGCAGCGAGTTCGTCGGGTTCGTGAACGCGGGCCGCCCGGTCACCGGGATGGGCTGGGAGATCGACGCGAGCGGCCTGTACGAGGTGCTGACCCGGCTGAAGGACGACTACCCGCCGGTGGACCTCTACATCACCGAGAACGGCGCCGGCTACGACGAGACGCTGAACGGGGAGGGGACGGTCCACGACGAGGGCCGGATCTCCTACATCGACGAGCATCTGCGGGCGTGCCACGCCGCCGTGACCAAGGGGGTTCCGCTTCGCGGCTACTTCACGTGGTCGCTGCTGGATAATTTCGAGTGGTCATGGGGGTACTCCAAGCGCTTCGGCCTGGTCCACGTCGACTACGCCACCCAGCGCCGGGTGCCCAAGGACAGCGCACGCTGGTACGCGGACGTGATCCGGCGGGGAGGTCCGCCGGATCATCGCTGA